From Microplitis mediator isolate UGA2020A chromosome 11, iyMicMedi2.1, whole genome shotgun sequence, one genomic window encodes:
- the LOC130677845 gene encoding uncharacterized protein LOC130677845 has translation MMASLLQACALFLLISICRANKPTIEPSEPFVVINEGDELVINCHSTEGIEFYTDLDHPKEASMKVDQLGLTENSFSRGIRKSKAVIGDSGWYGCANTDVEVDTSQHDQQDVTWIYVNVKSKKPLMEPKGSAISLTEGARLLIKCSSNQQMTFYTNLDHPEKASEIIGEEKAIGDNAFTQSLEKKSVVPEDSGWYGCAANDVIVDPERFDQLEVKWTYVSVKPKKPPMEPSGPILNLKEGEELILECRSYQDMSFYSVLDNPDQESQSTQENSAIFEGAHTSALKKKSVVPGDSGWYGCAYSDVKVDTSNRDQPEVNWINVIVKPKA, from the exons ATGATGGCATCTCTACTTCAAGCTTgtgctttatttttattaatatccaTATGTCGAG cCAATAAACCGACAATAGAACCATCGGAGCCATTTGTTGTTATAAATGAAGGCGATGAGTTGGTTATTAACTGTCATAGTACCGAAGGCATAGAATTTTACACTGATCTAGATCATCCT aaagAAGCTTCTATGAAAGTTGACCAATTAGGATTAACggaaaattcattttcacgTGGTATTAGAAAATCAAAAGCAGTTATTGGTGATAGTGGATGGTACGGTTGCGCAAATACAGATGTCGAAGTTGATACAAGTCAACATGATCAACAAGATGTGACATGGATTTATGTGAATGtcaaat CTAAAAAACCTCTGATGGAACCGAAAGGTTCTGCAATCTCATTGACTGAAGGTGCCCGATTGTTAATCAAATGCAGCAGTAATCAACAAATGACCTTTTACACTAATTTAGACCACCCT gaaaaagcCTCTGAAATTATTGGAGAAGAAAAAGCAATAGGTGACAATGCATTCACACAAagtctagaaaaaaaatcagtcgTTCCAGAGGATAGTGGATGGTACGGGTGTGCAGCTAATGACGTCATAGTCGATCCAGAGAGATTCGATCAACTAGAAGTCAAATGGACTTACGTTAGCGTtaaac cTAAAAAACCCCCGATGGAACCATCAGGACCAATTCTCAATCTAAAGGAAGGCGAGGAATTGATTCTTGAATGCCGAAGTTATCAAGACATGTCTTTTTACTCTGTCCTAGATAATCCt GACCAAGAGTCTCAAAGTACTCAAGAAAATTCTGCAATCTTTGAGGGTGCCCATACTTCCGCTTTAAAAAAGAAGTCAGTAGTCCCGGGTGACAGTGGATGGTATGGTTGCGCATACAGTGACGTAAAAGTTGATACAAGTAATCGCGATCAGCCGGAGGTTAATTGGATTAATGTTATCGTTAAAC ctAAAGCTTGA